Sequence from the Ignisphaera sp. genome:
GTCCTCTGGTAGATCGAAGCCGTAGTGTACCTTGACAAAGTCTTTTCTGAGCTCAATAACCTTTCTCCTTATGCTGGAGGGCTCTGCCCCTCTAACAATGATATCTGCTATGAGTTTTGCAATCTCTTTGAACTCCCCCTCTTTCATTCCGAACCTAGTCATCTCCTGGACACCGAATCTTATGCCGCTTGGGTTTGGAGCATCTTGTGGTCTGTCCCATGGCAGAATATTCTTATTGGCTATGATATTGGCCTCTTCAAGCAATCCAGCTATTTTGGCGCCTCCACCAAACTTTCTAACGTCTATAGCCACAATATGTGACTTTGTGTATCCAAGATTCTCAGCAACTACAGGTAGCCCTTGGGAGGCAAGCTCTTCTGCAAAAGCCCTAGCATTCCTAGTTATCTGCTCAGCGTATGCACTCCCAAAATGCATCATCTCAATAGCTGTAACAGCAGTTGCTGCAAGCCTATGGATATGATGGTTGCTGACAAATGTGAGGACATTGTTTGAAACCAGTTTGTACACATCCTCACGGCTAGTTAATATCAACCCTCCTTGGGGCCCAGGAAACGTTTTATGGGTAGAAGCTGTTGCTACATCAGCACCCTCATGCACAGGGTTTGGCCATACACCGCCAGCGATAAGACCAAGAACATGGGCAACATCGTGGACAACCCTAGCCCCCACAGAGTGTGCAGCTTCGGCTATAGACTTCGTTGGATGGGGGAATAGATAGAGCGACGCCCCCAAAACAACTATGCGTGGTTTAATAGACTCTATGAGCTTCACAGCTTTGTCAACATCAATGTTCCACGAATCCAAATC
This genomic interval carries:
- the glyA gene encoding serine hydroxymethyltransferase, which gives rise to MLLPAEVLEVLDVVRRHNIWRKFECINLIASENAMSPLTKALYVNDMMHRYAEGKPGKRFYQGSIFIDIIETRTSDLLAKLFNVRFAEVRAISGSVANAIAFRSFASVGDVALVPALQSGAHISHTEFGVLGALGIKHVEMPFDLDSWNIDVDKAVKLIESIKPRIVVLGASLYLFPHPTKSIAEAAHSVGARVVHDVAHVLGLIAGGVWPNPVHEGADVATASTHKTFPGPQGGLILTSREDVYKLVSNNVLTFVSNHHIHRLAATAVTAIEMMHFGSAYAEQITRNARAFAEELASQGLPVVAENLGYTKSHIVAIDVRKFGGGAKIAGLLEEANIIANKNILPWDRPQDAPNPSGIRFGVQEMTRFGMKEGEFKEIAKLIADIIVRGAEPSSIRRKVIELRKDFVKVHYGFDLPEDLGKKTIYEFIEMGI